A genome region from Triticum aestivum cultivar Chinese Spring chromosome 2B, IWGSC CS RefSeq v2.1, whole genome shotgun sequence includes the following:
- the LOC123045639 gene encoding PLAT domain-containing protein 3: MKLFCLLLVSFFAAAYASSERAIAVAGAGGLLSDPEQQCVYTVYVRTGSIWKGGTDSAIGVTLLGSDGTGVRIADLEQWGGMMGAGHDYYERGNLDIFSGRGPCMERAPCWANVTSDGAGAHHGWYCNYVEVTATGPHMGCAQQLFTVEQWLATDASPYRLYTAVDNCGDKQAAKGQEVRASIAL, from the exons ATGAAGCTCTTCTGCCTTCTCCTCGTCTCCTTTTTTGCCGCG GCGTACGCGTCGTCGGAGAGAGCGATCGCGGTCGCGGGCGCCGGCGGCCTCTTATCGGATCCGGAGCAACAGTGCGTGTACACGGTGTACGTGCGGACGGGGTCGATCTGGAAGGGCGGGACGGACTCGGCAATCGGCGTGACGCTGCTGGGCTCGGACGGCACGGGCGTCCGGATCGCCGACCTGGAGCAGTGGGGCGGGATGATGGGCGCCGGCCACGACTACTACGAGCGCGGCAATCTCGACATCTTCAGCGGCCGCGGGCCCTGCATGGAGCGCGCGCCGTGCTGGGCGAACGTCACCTCCGACGGCGCCGGCGCGCACCACGGCTGGTACTGCAACTATGTCGAGGTCACGGCCACGGGGCCCCACATGGGCTGCGCGCAGCAGCTCTTCACCGTCGAGCAGTGGCTCGCCACCGACGCCTCCCCCTACCGCCTCTACACCGCCGTCGACAACTGCGGCGACAAGCAGGCCGCCAAGGGCCAGGAGGTCAGGGCCAGCATCGCTCTGTGA